Proteins encoded in a region of the Alkalinema sp. FACHB-956 genome:
- a CDS encoding S8 family peptidase, with the protein MFVLTGLLTGSSSPTQAQDCSTAGAYLQTSSGQCLDLSGLQQNSSTNNTAPKTTPLKTYIVTFQRNAIAKDKIPGAALEMAQKAGGKVEFIYQETIQGTALSIPEPALQGLRQNPLVASIEVDQMVQVVGKTSSGTTATTQPPQEVPWGITRMGSPGNGTGKTAWVIDTGIDLKHPDLKVDASRCFTAFTSGTEGRLGCNDGNGHGTHVAGTIAALNNSIGVVGVAAGATVVPVKVLDSNGGGTMAGVIAGVDAVAARAKIGDVANMSLGGGASDALDNAVKLAAAKGIKFAVAAGNEAQNANNVSPARANGANIYTISAFDASDRWASFSNYGNPPIDYAAPGVNIKSTWKGGTYNTISGTSMATPHAAGVLLLGVPVTSGVVLGDPDGMADPIIHR; encoded by the coding sequence TTGTTCGTTTTGACTGGTCTATTGACGGGTTCTAGTTCTCCAACCCAGGCACAAGACTGTTCAACGGCTGGTGCTTATCTACAAACTTCTAGCGGGCAATGTCTTGATCTGAGTGGTCTGCAACAAAATAGTTCCACCAATAACACTGCCCCCAAGACAACGCCCCTCAAAACCTACATTGTGACATTCCAGCGGAATGCGATCGCCAAGGATAAAATTCCGGGTGCAGCCCTGGAAATGGCACAAAAAGCGGGTGGAAAAGTAGAATTCATCTATCAAGAAACCATTCAGGGCACTGCCCTTTCCATTCCTGAGCCTGCACTGCAAGGATTACGCCAAAATCCCTTGGTCGCCTCGATCGAAGTAGATCAAATGGTCCAAGTTGTGGGTAAAACTTCCTCCGGAACGACTGCAACGACCCAACCTCCCCAGGAAGTTCCTTGGGGCATTACCCGCATGGGCAGCCCTGGTAATGGTACAGGTAAAACGGCTTGGGTAATTGATACCGGGATTGACCTCAAACATCCTGATCTGAAAGTTGATGCGTCCCGCTGCTTTACGGCCTTTACCTCGGGCACAGAAGGACGGTTAGGGTGTAATGACGGAAATGGTCATGGAACCCATGTTGCAGGCACGATCGCTGCTTTGAATAACAGCATTGGCGTCGTCGGAGTAGCGGCAGGTGCCACCGTTGTACCCGTTAAAGTTTTAGACAGTAATGGGGGTGGAACCATGGCTGGTGTGATCGCTGGGGTGGATGCGGTGGCGGCCCGAGCCAAGATTGGTGATGTCGCCAATATGAGTTTGGGGGGTGGTGCATCCGATGCCCTGGATAATGCAGTCAAGCTGGCGGCAGCGAAGGGCATTAAATTTGCGGTTGCAGCGGGGAATGAAGCTCAAAATGCCAATAACGTTTCCCCCGCTCGGGCCAATGGAGCTAATATTTACACCATTTCTGCTTTTGATGCGAGCGATCGCTGGGCCTCGTTCTCCAACTACGGTAATCCCCCGATCGACTATGCAGCGCCTGGTGTCAATATCAAATCAACCTGGAAGGGTGGGACTTACAACACCATTAGCGGAACGTCCATGGCCACTCCCCACGCCGCTGGGGTGCTGTTATTAGGGGTGCCTGTAACCAGTGGCGTTGTCCTGGGTGATCCAGATGGGATGGCTGATCCTATCATCCATCGTTAA
- a CDS encoding transporter substrate-binding domain-containing protein: MGCLLPATAQPATPSVNPRSVEARSSAKVIKVATRVVPPFVIEENKRLTGFSIDLWRSIANEMGVQTTFVVQPDVNQLLQTVQSRQADLGIAAVSITSDRYKSLDFSQPILESGLQILVRDESASHFSPLSIMAVFFSPALWQVLGVMVLLILIPAHIIWWLERRNPQGMLSNTAYFPGIFQACWWSAATLATQADEMPKSAASRVIAVIWMFTSVVFVAYFTATVTTSLTIQQLRGTINGPEDLPNKRVATTAGSTSAVYLAEHNAEVLEFPRIDEAYTALLQKKADAVVFDSPVLLYYAAQAGRGKVHTVGPVFRRESYGIVFPPNSPHEKAVNEALLTLRENGTYQDLYDKWFTSKSPQD; encoded by the coding sequence GTGGGCTGCCTATTGCCTGCAACGGCACAGCCTGCTACTCCCTCCGTAAATCCTCGATCCGTAGAAGCGCGATCGTCGGCAAAAGTGATTAAAGTAGCAACCCGTGTGGTTCCGCCCTTTGTGATTGAGGAGAATAAACGACTCACAGGGTTTAGCATTGACCTATGGCGTAGCATTGCCAATGAAATGGGCGTACAAACCACCTTTGTCGTTCAACCGGATGTGAATCAACTGCTGCAAACCGTGCAGTCGCGGCAGGCCGATCTGGGGATTGCGGCGGTTTCAATTACCTCCGATCGCTACAAATCCTTGGACTTTTCCCAACCCATTTTGGAATCCGGCTTACAAATTCTCGTGCGGGATGAGTCAGCCAGCCACTTTTCTCCCTTGAGCATCATGGCGGTATTTTTCTCACCGGCCCTCTGGCAGGTGTTGGGCGTGATGGTGCTACTCATCCTCATTCCAGCCCACATCATTTGGTGGCTAGAACGGCGCAACCCCCAAGGCATGTTATCCAACACCGCTTACTTTCCAGGCATTTTTCAGGCTTGCTGGTGGTCTGCGGCAACACTGGCGACCCAAGCCGACGAGATGCCCAAAAGTGCTGCATCACGGGTCATCGCGGTCATTTGGATGTTCACCAGTGTGGTGTTTGTCGCCTATTTCACAGCCACCGTCACGACTTCGCTCACGATTCAACAACTGCGGGGAACGATTAATGGCCCCGAGGATCTCCCCAACAAACGAGTAGCCACCACGGCAGGCAGCACGTCAGCCGTTTATCTAGCGGAGCATAACGCAGAAGTCCTAGAATTCCCTCGTATTGATGAGGCCTATACCGCCTTACTCCAAAAGAAAGCGGATGCGGTCGTTTTTGATTCACCAGTGTTGTTGTACTATGCTGCCCAGGCAGGACGGGGCAAGGTTCACACCGTAGGGCCAGTCTTTCGGCGAGAGAGCTACGGCATTGTCTTTCCGCCCAATAGCCCCCACGAGAAAGCTGTTAATGAGGCGTTGTTAACGCTGCGCGAGAACGGAACCTATCAGGATTTGTACGATAAGTGGTTCACTAGCAAATCTCCGCAAGATTAG
- a CDS encoding MBL fold metallo-hydrolase, with protein sequence MFQCVPYAVGHGEEGVCLLVTLGEYRILLDCGLRNVQTLIDPATSEFQPTSQRPPADVVLCSHAHADHARSLLPLHFAFPHLPIYASEVTTHLLPLNWLDQAPVPWFCQALPWRSPIEILDNLTVQLFPAGHLPGSAAILLTYTGGDRPYRLFYSGDFFLSNARLVEGLKLEELRGIQPDVLIIEGSYGAERHPRRRRQENDLMERMERAIANGQSILLPVSPFGLAQELLMLLRSHYLFSGRNLDIWVEGQVAQGCDAYLELLPHLPAPVQNFAQYQPLFWDDRISPRVRRLSPDQRSRLGQEPCIVLTDAISELAEFCQPHTSWLILLPQHQDLRLDWLSSEVVADVSLEAATVTVETYLLAEHSDGLGAVQLIHNLRPQHVVFIHGALQALHDLAGLDELSSRYKLHIPSPGTLVEFAIGEQFLQPEAPELSYEGEVAETQESIVITLPESMTSDPRWRMLSDTGLVEARWQGEQLILRGITQRELRSENIEQKLESVDRDCCINCRYYQNQRCSNRRSPLFNFRVTPDGYCPVFAAMTD encoded by the coding sequence ATGTTTCAATGTGTCCCCTACGCGGTGGGGCATGGAGAAGAAGGGGTTTGTTTGCTGGTCACCTTGGGAGAGTATCGAATTCTCCTAGACTGTGGCCTGAGAAATGTACAAACCCTCATTGATCCGGCAACCTCCGAGTTCCAGCCTACTTCCCAGCGACCGCCTGCGGATGTGGTGCTGTGTAGTCATGCCCACGCGGATCACGCCCGATCGCTCCTGCCTCTCCATTTTGCGTTTCCCCATCTCCCCATCTACGCCAGCGAAGTTACAACTCACCTTCTGCCCCTCAATTGGTTAGATCAAGCCCCGGTGCCCTGGTTCTGTCAGGCGCTGCCTTGGCGATCGCCGATCGAAATTCTAGATAACCTAACGGTGCAACTGTTTCCCGCAGGCCATTTGCCGGGATCGGCTGCGATTTTGTTGACCTATACGGGGGGCGATCGGCCCTATCGCCTGTTCTACAGCGGCGACTTTTTTTTGTCCAATGCGCGCTTGGTGGAAGGGCTGAAACTGGAGGAATTGCGCGGTATCCAGCCCGATGTGCTGATTATTGAAGGGAGCTATGGAGCCGAACGCCATCCCCGCCGTCGCCGCCAGGAAAATGATTTGATGGAACGGATGGAACGGGCGATCGCCAATGGACAATCGATCCTGCTGCCCGTTTCTCCCTTTGGGTTGGCCCAGGAATTACTGATGCTGTTGCGCAGCCACTATCTGTTTTCGGGGCGCAATTTGGATATTTGGGTGGAAGGACAGGTGGCGCAGGGCTGTGATGCGTATTTGGAGTTGTTGCCCCATTTGCCTGCCCCGGTACAGAATTTTGCCCAGTATCAACCGCTCTTTTGGGACGATCGGATTTCGCCTCGGGTGCGTCGCCTCAGTCCAGATCAGCGATCGCGGCTGGGGCAGGAACCTTGCATTGTGCTGACGGATGCGATTTCTGAATTAGCCGAATTTTGCCAGCCCCATACATCTTGGCTAATCTTGCTGCCGCAACACCAAGATCTCCGCTTAGATTGGCTCAGTTCGGAGGTGGTGGCGGACGTGTCATTGGAGGCCGCGACGGTGACCGTGGAAACGTATCTGTTAGCGGAACATTCCGATGGCCTGGGGGCGGTGCAATTAATCCATAATTTGCGACCGCAGCATGTGGTATTCATCCATGGAGCACTCCAAGCACTGCACGATCTGGCGGGATTGGATGAATTGAGCAGTCGTTATAAGCTCCATATTCCATCGCCGGGAACGCTCGTTGAGTTTGCGATCGGTGAGCAATTTCTGCAACCGGAAGCGCCGGAGCTAAGCTATGAGGGCGAAGTTGCGGAAACCCAAGAATCGATCGTAATTACATTACCCGAGTCAATGACGAGTGATCCACGTTGGCGAATGCTGAGTGATACGGGCTTAGTTGAAGCCCGCTGGCAGGGAGAACAGTTGATTTTGCGCGGGATTACGCAACGGGAGTTACGCAGCGAAAACATCGAGCAGAAATTGGAATCCGTCGATCGGGATTGTTGTATTAACTGTCGGTATTACCAAAACCAACGCTGTAGTAATCGACGATCACCGTTGTTTAACTTCCGGGTGACACCGGATGGCTACTGTCCTGTGTTTGCTGCAATGACGGATTGA
- the trpS gene encoding tryptophan--tRNA ligase, whose protein sequence is MAKQRVLSGIQPTGDLHLGNYLGAIRNWVEIQENYDSFLFMADLHAITVPHDPAQLANNTYKVAATYLASGISLDYATIFVQSHISAHSELAWLFNCITPLNWLERMIQFKEKAIKQGEDVSVGLLDYPVLQAADILLYEPDLVPVGEDQKQHLELTRDIAQRFNHKFSSEENPVLKVPTPLIRKEGARVMSLTDGTKKMSKSDPSELSRINLLDSPETITQKIKKCKTDPTRGLEFDNPDRPECNNLLTLYMLLSGQSKEAVAQECADMGWGQFKPLLTETTIAALTPIQEKYHAIMDDKGYLESVLKQGKEKAAEVANATLLKAKQALGYSIPL, encoded by the coding sequence ATGGCGAAGCAGCGAGTTCTATCTGGCATTCAACCAACCGGGGATTTGCACCTGGGTAATTATTTGGGCGCAATCCGTAACTGGGTTGAGATCCAAGAGAACTATGACAGCTTCCTGTTCATGGCTGACCTGCACGCCATCACCGTGCCCCACGACCCCGCTCAACTGGCTAACAATACCTACAAAGTTGCAGCGACTTACCTAGCCAGCGGCATTAGTTTGGACTATGCCACGATCTTTGTGCAGTCCCACATTTCCGCCCATAGCGAGCTGGCCTGGTTATTCAATTGCATTACGCCGTTGAATTGGCTGGAGCGCATGATTCAGTTCAAGGAAAAGGCGATCAAGCAGGGCGAAGATGTCAGTGTGGGGCTGTTGGATTACCCCGTGTTGCAAGCGGCGGATATTTTGCTCTATGAGCCGGATCTGGTACCCGTTGGCGAAGATCAGAAACAACACCTCGAGTTAACGCGGGATATTGCCCAACGATTTAATCACAAATTCAGCAGCGAAGAAAACCCTGTGCTGAAAGTCCCGACGCCCCTCATCCGCAAGGAAGGCGCACGGGTCATGAGTTTGACCGATGGGACGAAAAAGATGTCGAAATCCGATCCGTCGGAATTGAGCCGGATTAATTTGCTGGATAGCCCGGAGACCATCACGCAAAAAATTAAGAAGTGTAAAACCGATCCCACCCGTGGGTTGGAGTTTGACAACCCCGATCGCCCGGAGTGTAATAACTTGCTGACGCTCTATATGCTGCTGTCGGGGCAATCCAAGGAGGCGGTGGCCCAGGAATGTGCGGACATGGGTTGGGGCCAGTTTAAGCCGTTGCTGACAGAAACGACGATCGCGGCCCTGACGCCGATTCAGGAGAAATACCACGCGATTATGGATGACAAAGGCTATCTGGAATCGGTGCTCAAGCAGGGTAAGGAAAAGGCCGCAGAAGTGGCCAATGCCACACTGCTGAAGGCGAAGCAAGCGTTGGGTTATTCCATCCCGTTGTAA
- a CDS encoding histone deacetylase: MLPVIYSDRFLHHETGTFHPEKPERLTVIRSGIQAASWADQIEWREPTPIDVRSPLSWIQKIHTQHYIEAVRELCKDGGGQIDADTPASPATYEVAMLAVNAWLDGVNHALNTGKPVFVLARPPGHHAIAHRGMGFCVFSNAAIAANYALFEGCDRVAILDWDVHHGNGTQEIVESNPQIAYCSLHEFPHYPGTGRKTERGFHDNVLNIPMQAGNDIAQYTAAFEQQVMPFLRNFAPDLLIVSAGYDANQDDPLSDTALLPEDYGWFTQQCLDLTSKIVFGLEGGYDFASLRDSVLATLQPCLRYSC; this comes from the coding sequence ATGCTGCCAGTCATCTACTCCGATCGCTTTTTACACCACGAAACTGGAACCTTCCATCCTGAAAAGCCAGAGCGCTTAACGGTCATTCGCTCAGGAATTCAGGCAGCATCCTGGGCAGACCAAATTGAATGGCGGGAACCAACCCCCATCGATGTTCGATCGCCCTTGTCCTGGATTCAGAAAATCCACACCCAGCACTACATTGAAGCCGTCAGAGAACTCTGCAAGGACGGTGGCGGACAAATTGATGCAGATACCCCCGCTTCTCCCGCGACCTATGAAGTGGCTATGCTGGCGGTGAATGCATGGCTCGATGGCGTCAACCATGCATTAAATACTGGCAAGCCTGTTTTTGTGTTGGCTCGGCCCCCCGGCCATCACGCCATTGCCCATCGGGGGATGGGGTTCTGCGTATTTAGTAATGCTGCGATCGCGGCGAATTATGCCTTATTTGAAGGGTGCGATCGGGTCGCCATTCTCGATTGGGATGTGCATCACGGGAACGGCACCCAAGAGATTGTGGAATCTAATCCCCAGATTGCCTATTGTTCTTTGCATGAATTTCCCCACTACCCCGGCACAGGTCGTAAAACGGAACGCGGATTCCACGACAACGTCCTGAACATTCCCATGCAAGCAGGCAATGACATAGCCCAGTACACCGCCGCCTTTGAGCAGCAAGTCATGCCGTTCTTGAGAAATTTTGCCCCAGATTTGTTAATTGTCAGCGCGGGCTATGATGCCAACCAGGATGATCCCTTATCCGATACAGCCCTACTTCCGGAGGATTATGGTTGGTTCACTCAACAATGTTTGGATCTGACTTCCAAGATCGTGTTTGGGTTGGAAGGGGGCTATGATTTTGCCTCCTTGCGCGACTCTGTTTTAGCCACCCTTCAGCCTTGCCTTCGTTATAGTTGTTAA